The Lysobacter enzymogenes genome window below encodes:
- the accC gene encoding acetyl-CoA carboxylase biotin carboxylase subunit, which translates to MLDKVVIANRGEIALRILRACHALGIRTVAVHSTVDRNLKHVAMADESVCIGPAPSSESYLNMASIIAAAEVTDAQAIHPGYGFLSENADFAERVEQSGFVFIGPRAETIRLMGDKVEAIRAMKEAGVPCVPGSGGPLGDDNAANIKIAREIGYPIIVKAAGGGGGRGMRVVHTEAHLNAAIQTTKSEAKAAFGNDMVYMEKFLENPRHVEIQVLADGQGNAIHLGERDCSMQRRHQKVVEEAPAPGITVEQRAEIGKVCVEACIRIGYRGAGTFEFLYENGRFYFIEMNTRIQVEHPVTELVTGIDLVREQLMIASGRKLSIKQEDVVLEGHAIECRINAEDPETFMPCPGPINHFHAPGGPGVRVDSHIYEGYRVPPNYDSMIGKLIVHGPDRETAIARMRVALSEMVVDGIKTNIPLQQRILSDAGFQQGGMNIHYLEKRLKEQKEKTIAIV; encoded by the coding sequence ATGCTCGATAAAGTCGTCATCGCCAACCGCGGCGAAATCGCGCTGCGCATCCTGCGCGCGTGCCACGCCCTGGGCATCCGCACGGTCGCGGTGCACTCCACCGTCGACCGCAACCTCAAGCACGTCGCCATGGCCGACGAATCGGTCTGCATCGGGCCGGCGCCGTCGTCGGAGAGCTACCTCAACATGGCCTCGATCATCGCCGCGGCCGAGGTCACCGACGCCCAGGCGATCCATCCCGGCTACGGCTTCCTCAGCGAGAACGCCGACTTCGCCGAGCGCGTCGAGCAGTCCGGCTTCGTCTTCATCGGCCCGCGCGCCGAGACCATCCGCCTGATGGGCGACAAGGTCGAAGCGATCCGCGCGATGAAGGAAGCCGGCGTGCCGTGCGTGCCCGGCAGCGGCGGCCCGCTCGGCGACGACAACGCCGCCAACATCAAGATCGCGCGCGAGATCGGCTACCCGATCATCGTCAAGGCCGCCGGCGGCGGCGGCGGCCGCGGCATGCGCGTGGTCCACACCGAAGCGCATCTCAACGCCGCGATCCAGACCACCAAGTCCGAAGCCAAGGCCGCGTTCGGCAACGACATGGTGTACATGGAGAAGTTCCTGGAGAACCCGCGCCACGTGGAGATCCAGGTGCTCGCCGACGGCCAGGGCAACGCCATCCACCTCGGCGAGCGCGACTGCTCGATGCAGCGCCGCCACCAGAAGGTGGTCGAGGAAGCGCCGGCGCCGGGCATCACCGTCGAGCAGCGCGCGGAGATCGGCAAGGTCTGCGTGGAAGCCTGCATCCGCATCGGCTATCGCGGCGCCGGCACCTTCGAGTTCCTGTACGAGAACGGCCGCTTCTACTTCATCGAAATGAACACCCGCATCCAGGTCGAGCATCCGGTGACCGAGCTGGTGACCGGCATCGACCTGGTGCGCGAGCAGCTGATGATCGCCTCCGGCCGCAAGCTTTCGATCAAGCAGGAGGACGTGGTGCTGGAAGGCCACGCGATCGAGTGCCGCATCAACGCCGAAGACCCGGAAACCTTCATGCCGTGCCCGGGCCCGATCAACCACTTCCATGCGCCGGGCGGCCCCGGCGTGCGCGTGGACAGCCACATCTACGAAGGCTACCGCGTGCCGCCGAACTACGATTCGATGATCGGCAAGCTGATCGTGCACGGCCCCGACCGCGAGACCGCGATCGCGCGCATGCGCGTGGCGTTGAGCGAGATGGTGGTGGACGGGATCAAGACCAACATTCCGCTGCAGCAGCGCATCCTGTCGGACGCGGGTTTCCAGCAGGGCGGTATGAACATCCATTACCTCGAGAAGCGGTTGAAGGAACAGAAGGAAAAGACGATCGCGATCGTCTGA
- a CDS encoding four helix bundle protein, whose protein sequence is MIRDSSPRPHERLDVWRDAMALVESVYRHTATLPDSERFGLTAQLRRTAISVPSNIAEGAARRSTAEYLRFLSIAHGSLAELDTQLQIAERLNFVAPDPSLAQLLDRTFARLNALIRTLDSGPRTIREPSAAYESQIPNPESHAR, encoded by the coding sequence GTGATTCGGGATTCGTCACCGCGGCCGCACGAGCGCCTGGACGTCTGGCGCGACGCGATGGCGTTGGTCGAGTCGGTCTACCGGCACACCGCAACGCTTCCCGATTCCGAGCGATTCGGATTGACCGCGCAACTGCGTCGGACCGCGATCAGCGTGCCCTCGAACATCGCCGAAGGCGCAGCTCGCCGCTCTACCGCGGAATACCTGCGCTTCCTGTCGATCGCCCACGGCTCGCTGGCTGAATTGGACACGCAGTTGCAAATCGCCGAACGCCTGAACTTCGTCGCACCCGATCCGTCGCTCGCCCAGTTGCTCGACCGAACCTTCGCCCGTCTGAACGCCTTGATCAGAACGCTCGACTCCGGCCCACGCACGATCCGCGAGCCGTCCGCGGCTTACGAATCCCAAATCCCGAATCCCGAATCCCATGCTCGATAA
- the accB gene encoding acetyl-CoA carboxylase biotin carboxyl carrier protein — protein MDLRKIKKLIDLLEESNLAEIEIKEGEESVRLARAPKGSYALAPAAPVYAAPEQPRAAAMPMQSPTEAATGGSAKALGNDLPDGHVVRAPMVGTFYTSPAPDKPSFVSVGQTVKAGDTLAIIEAMKMFNPIEADVSGTVLKILAESGQPIEFDQPLFVIG, from the coding sequence ATGGACCTGCGCAAAATCAAGAAACTGATCGACCTGCTCGAGGAATCCAACCTCGCCGAGATCGAGATCAAGGAAGGCGAGGAGTCGGTGCGCCTGGCCCGCGCGCCGAAGGGCAGCTACGCCCTCGCGCCGGCCGCCCCGGTCTACGCCGCGCCGGAACAACCGCGCGCCGCGGCCATGCCGATGCAGTCGCCGACCGAAGCGGCCACCGGCGGCAGCGCCAAGGCCCTGGGCAACGACCTGCCCGACGGCCACGTCGTGCGCGCGCCGATGGTCGGCACCTTCTACACCTCGCCGGCCCCGGACAAGCCGTCCTTCGTCAGCGTCGGCCAGACGGTCAAGGCCGGCGACACCCTGGCGATCATCGAAGCGATGAAGATGTTCAACCCGATCGAAGCCGACGTCTCCGGCACCGTGCTCAAGATCCTGGCCGAGAGCGGTCAGCCGATCGAGTTCGATCAGCCGCTGTTCGTCATTGGCTGA
- the aroQ gene encoding type II 3-dehydroquinate dehydratase translates to MAKLLVLHGPNLNLLGTREPEVYGRTTLADIDAGLAARASEAGHALESLQSNAEHVLVERVQAARGDGTALILINPAAFTHTSVAIRDALAAVAIPFIEIHLSNPHTREPFRHHSYFSDLAVGVVCGFGADSYRYALEAAIKRLAS, encoded by the coding sequence ATGGCCAAGCTCCTGGTCCTGCACGGCCCCAACCTCAACCTGCTCGGCACGCGCGAGCCCGAGGTCTACGGCCGCACCACCCTGGCCGACATCGACGCCGGCCTCGCCGCGCGCGCCAGCGAGGCCGGGCATGCGCTGGAGAGCCTGCAGTCCAACGCCGAGCACGTCCTGGTCGAGCGCGTGCAGGCCGCGCGCGGCGACGGCACCGCGCTGATCCTGATCAATCCGGCGGCGTTCACCCACACCAGCGTGGCGATCCGCGACGCCCTGGCCGCGGTCGCGATCCCCTTCATCGAGATCCACCTGTCCAACCCGCATACCCGCGAGCCGTTCCGCCACCACAGCTACTTCAGCGACCTCGCCGTCGGCGTGGTCTGCGGCTTCGGCGCCGACAGCTACCGCTACGCGCTCGAAGCCGCAATCAAACGGCTGGCATCCTGA
- a CDS encoding TlpA family protein disulfide reductase: protein MAIPSSVKVIAVAVAAGALGLLAGQVVGGGGWFARTELGQRMLQAEMKMQAPKPPADLAMAERGQPIPVLRLPDLAGQSVELPKAYAGRPMLINVWASWCGPCIKEMPELDRYARSQGAGGTQVVGIALDNADDVTAFLQRVPVHYPILLDAPGPRDAGVQLGNPKGVLPYSVLVGADGRLLKQRIGPFVDGEIDGWAQ, encoded by the coding sequence ATGGCGATCCCGTCGAGCGTGAAAGTGATCGCGGTGGCCGTGGCCGCCGGCGCGCTGGGCCTGCTCGCCGGGCAGGTGGTCGGCGGCGGCGGCTGGTTCGCCCGCACCGAACTCGGCCAGCGCATGCTGCAGGCGGAAATGAAGATGCAGGCGCCGAAACCACCGGCCGACCTGGCGATGGCCGAACGCGGCCAGCCGATCCCCGTGCTGCGCCTGCCCGACCTCGCCGGCCAGTCCGTCGAGTTGCCCAAGGCCTACGCAGGCCGGCCGATGCTGATCAACGTCTGGGCCAGCTGGTGCGGCCCCTGCATCAAGGAAATGCCGGAACTGGACCGCTACGCGCGCAGCCAGGGCGCCGGCGGCACCCAGGTGGTCGGCATCGCGCTCGACAACGCCGACGACGTGACCGCCTTCCTGCAACGGGTGCCGGTGCACTACCCGATCCTGCTCGACGCGCCGGGGCCGCGCGATGCCGGCGTCCAGCTCGGCAATCCCAAGGGCGTGCTGCCTTACAGCGTGCTGGTCGGCGCGGACGGGCGGCTGCTGAAGCAGCGGATCGGGCCTTTCGTGGATGGCGAGATCGACGGCTGGGCGCAGTAG
- the dsbD gene encoding protein-disulfide reductase DsbD, whose translation MTFLSAFRGRRAWRAGAALALAVLGLSAAAHALAVDEKDLLPVDEAFAVSAQSPAPDRIAISWKVAKGYYLYRHRISVKSDAGFAAQALQLPKGKAYRDQFFGDVETYHQDVAATLPGQAKAASAKLTIKYQGCADAGVCYPPQTRTIEVALAAPAAANAAPAMDPAPAAAPLATFGARGGASNPLLGGASPLSAPAAGAGASAGTDALPLPPEQAFGFEAIAKDGDTLLLRFTPARGYYLYRDKTSLKTDRADIAAGQPQWPRGTAHRDEHFGNVTVFFDQIDVPLPLLRKTAEAGKVVLTAGFQGCQTDGICYPPMTRKISVDLPRGTVTTQAAVAAAATAATAANATPANAGAAAANAAAGAAASATADAGVDASAANDSAATDTSGSAATAGGAASSDTNAATAAAATGATAAAPAAAAPADAAPQAEDSLLAASLSGPNRYFALLTFFGFGLLLAFTPCVLPMIPILSGLIVGRGPGLGARRAFALSLVYVLASAVVFTIAGVVAGLVGANLQIAFQTPWVIVLFALLFVALALSSFGLFELQLPHKLRSLVGQVSDRQRSGSWTGVAIMGALSALIVGPCVAPPLAAAVIYIGQTRDPLFGGAALFSLAMGMGAPLLAFGVAAGKGLPTSGPWMVGVQRVFGLVFLGMAVWMLSRILPGAATLALYGALLLGAAVLAALGGGGANQGFGLRALAWVVALLLGVAGAAQLFGALAGGHDPLQPLANLRGGGNTAPSTELPFRKIKSNEDLDREIAAAQAAGKPLMLDFYADWCVACKEMEKYTFPEPAVHQALDGFVLLKADVTANDETDQALMKRLGVIGPPMTIYYAHGAERRELRLVGFEKAEPFAARAGRARAAAAGP comes from the coding sequence ATGACCTTCCTCTCCGCTTTCCGCGGCCGGCGCGCTTGGCGCGCCGGCGCCGCCCTCGCCTTGGCCGTGCTCGGCCTGTCCGCCGCCGCGCACGCGCTGGCCGTGGACGAAAAAGACCTGCTGCCGGTCGACGAGGCCTTCGCCGTCAGCGCGCAATCGCCGGCGCCGGACCGCATCGCGATCTCATGGAAGGTGGCCAAGGGCTACTACCTCTATCGCCACCGCATCTCGGTCAAGAGCGATGCCGGCTTCGCCGCGCAGGCGCTGCAACTGCCGAAGGGCAAGGCCTACCGCGACCAGTTCTTCGGCGATGTGGAGACCTACCACCAGGACGTGGCCGCGACCCTGCCCGGCCAGGCCAAGGCCGCCAGCGCCAAGCTGACGATCAAGTACCAGGGCTGCGCCGATGCCGGCGTGTGCTATCCGCCGCAGACGCGCACGATCGAGGTCGCGCTGGCCGCGCCGGCCGCCGCCAATGCCGCGCCCGCCATGGACCCGGCGCCCGCGGCCGCGCCGCTGGCGACGTTCGGCGCGCGCGGCGGCGCCAGCAATCCGCTGCTCGGCGGCGCCTCGCCGCTGAGCGCGCCGGCCGCAGGCGCAGGCGCCAGCGCCGGCACCGACGCGCTGCCGCTGCCGCCGGAACAGGCCTTCGGTTTCGAAGCCATCGCCAAAGACGGCGACACCCTGCTGCTGCGCTTCACGCCGGCGCGCGGCTATTACCTGTATCGCGACAAGACTTCGCTGAAGACCGACCGCGCCGACATCGCCGCCGGCCAGCCGCAGTGGCCGCGCGGCACCGCGCACCGCGACGAGCACTTCGGCAACGTCACCGTGTTCTTCGACCAGATCGACGTGCCGCTGCCGCTGCTGCGCAAGACCGCCGAGGCCGGCAAAGTGGTGCTGACCGCCGGTTTCCAGGGCTGCCAGACCGACGGCATCTGCTATCCGCCGATGACGCGCAAGATCAGCGTCGATCTGCCGCGCGGGACGGTGACGACGCAGGCCGCCGTCGCCGCGGCGGCAACGGCCGCCACCGCTGCGAATGCGACGCCAGCGAATGCGGGCGCCGCCGCAGCGAACGCAGCGGCCGGCGCCGCTGCCAGCGCAACGGCCGATGCCGGCGTTGATGCGTCCGCTGCGAACGACAGCGCCGCAACCGACACAAGCGGCTCCGCCGCGACCGCAGGCGGCGCTGCCAGCAGCGACACGAACGCGGCGACTGCCGCCGCTGCGACCGGCGCTACCGCCGCCGCGCCTGCCGCTGCCGCCCCCGCCGACGCCGCACCGCAAGCCGAAGACAGCCTGCTCGCCGCGTCCCTGTCCGGCCCGAACCGCTACTTCGCGCTGCTCACGTTCTTCGGCTTCGGCCTGCTGCTGGCGTTCACCCCCTGCGTGCTGCCGATGATCCCGATCCTGTCGGGCCTGATCGTCGGCCGCGGCCCGGGCCTCGGCGCGCGCCGCGCGTTCGCGCTGTCGCTGGTGTACGTGCTGGCGAGCGCGGTGGTGTTCACCATCGCCGGCGTCGTCGCCGGCTTGGTCGGCGCCAACCTGCAGATCGCGTTCCAGACGCCGTGGGTGATCGTGCTGTTCGCGCTGCTGTTCGTGGCCCTGGCGCTGTCGAGCTTCGGCCTGTTCGAACTGCAGCTGCCGCACAAGCTGCGCAGCCTGGTCGGCCAGGTCAGCGACCGCCAGCGCAGCGGCTCGTGGACCGGCGTGGCGATCATGGGCGCGCTGTCGGCGCTGATCGTCGGCCCCTGCGTGGCGCCGCCGCTGGCCGCCGCGGTGATCTACATCGGCCAGACCCGCGACCCGCTGTTCGGCGGCGCGGCGTTGTTCTCGCTGGCGATGGGCATGGGCGCGCCGCTGCTCGCGTTCGGCGTCGCCGCCGGCAAGGGCCTGCCGACCAGCGGGCCGTGGATGGTCGGCGTGCAGCGCGTGTTCGGACTGGTGTTCCTCGGCATGGCGGTGTGGATGCTGTCGCGCATCCTGCCCGGCGCGGCGACGCTGGCGCTGTACGGCGCGCTGCTGCTCGGCGCGGCGGTGCTGGCCGCGCTCGGCGGCGGCGGCGCGAACCAGGGCTTCGGCCTGCGCGCGCTGGCCTGGGTCGTGGCGCTGCTGCTCGGCGTGGCCGGCGCGGCGCAGTTGTTCGGCGCGCTCGCCGGCGGCCACGACCCGCTGCAACCGTTGGCCAACCTGCGCGGCGGCGGCAACACGGCGCCATCGACCGAGCTGCCGTTCCGCAAGATCAAATCCAACGAAGACCTGGACCGCGAAATCGCTGCGGCCCAGGCCGCAGGCAAGCCGCTGATGCTCGACTTCTACGCCGACTGGTGCGTGGCCTGCAAAGAGATGGAGAAGTACACCTTCCCCGAGCCGGCCGTGCACCAGGCGCTGGACGGCTTCGTCCTGCTCAAGGCCGACGTGACCGCCAACGACGAGACCGATCAGGCGCTGATGAAGCGGCTCGGCGTGATCGGGCCGCCGATGACGATCTATTACGCCCACGGCGCCGAGCGCCGCGAGCTGCGGCTGGTCGGTTTCGAGAAGGCCGAACCCTTCGCCGCGCGCGCCGGACGCGCGCGCGCTGCCGCAGCGGGGCCGTAA
- the cutA gene encoding divalent-cation tolerance protein CutA, with protein sequence MRVDTQPMLLLTTCPDQASADTVAQTLVEEGLAACVTQIPGATSVYRWQGRIERASEIQLLIKTRVTVYGAAMQRLAQLHPYELPEMIVVEPRDVSEPYARWVNEQTPDR encoded by the coding sequence ATGCGCGTCGACACCCAGCCCATGCTGCTGCTCACCACCTGTCCCGACCAGGCCAGCGCCGACACCGTCGCCCAGACCCTGGTCGAAGAAGGGCTGGCGGCCTGCGTCACCCAGATCCCCGGCGCCACCTCGGTCTACCGCTGGCAGGGCCGGATCGAACGCGCCAGCGAAATCCAGCTGCTGATCAAGACCCGCGTCACGGTTTACGGCGCGGCGATGCAACGATTGGCGCAACTGCATCCGTATGAACTGCCGGAGATGATCGTGGTCGAACCGCGCGACGTCTCCGAGCCGTATGCGCGATGGGTAAACGAACAGACTCCCGACCGATGA
- a CDS encoding LysR family transcriptional regulator — MRGSDYAELRAFAAIAEHGSFVRAAAHLGLSPSALSQTIRTLEERLGVRLLNRTTRSVAPSEAGARLLAKLRPALDDLDAAVAQVRDERDTPAGLLRINASRIAAVQHIAPLLGEFHARYPDIVVDLVTDDRLVDIVAGRFDAGVRLGEMVEQDMVTVRLGGDAEMMVVGAPEYLQRNGVPRDPRELRKHRCVNFRWPTDGSLYHWEFERAAANGPEKLEAAVEGPLIVTEPEVALRAVLDGIGLAYLFDFHVREALAAGRLQRVLAEWTPAFPGFYLYYPSRRQMPAPLRAFVDFVHERQAPVHARQRPGSAKPAAARRPAARPGRR; from the coding sequence ATGCGCGGCAGCGACTACGCCGAATTGCGCGCCTTCGCCGCCATCGCCGAACACGGCAGCTTCGTGCGCGCGGCCGCGCACCTGGGGCTGTCGCCGTCGGCGCTGAGCCAGACCATCCGCACGCTCGAAGAACGCCTCGGCGTGCGCCTGCTCAACCGCACCACCCGCTCGGTCGCGCCGAGCGAGGCCGGCGCGCGTTTGCTGGCGAAACTGCGGCCGGCGCTCGACGATCTCGACGCAGCGGTGGCGCAAGTGCGCGACGAGCGCGATACGCCCGCCGGGCTGCTGCGGATCAACGCTTCGCGCATCGCGGCGGTGCAGCACATCGCGCCGTTGCTCGGCGAGTTTCATGCGCGTTATCCCGACATCGTCGTCGACCTGGTCACCGACGACCGCCTCGTCGACATCGTCGCCGGCCGCTTCGACGCCGGCGTGCGCCTGGGCGAGATGGTCGAGCAGGACATGGTCACGGTGCGCCTCGGCGGCGATGCGGAAATGATGGTGGTCGGCGCACCGGAGTACCTGCAGCGCAACGGCGTTCCGCGCGACCCGCGCGAGCTGCGCAAGCACCGCTGCGTCAATTTCCGCTGGCCCACCGACGGCAGCCTGTACCACTGGGAATTCGAACGCGCCGCGGCGAACGGGCCGGAGAAGCTCGAAGCCGCGGTCGAAGGCCCGCTGATCGTCACCGAGCCCGAAGTGGCGCTGCGTGCGGTCCTCGACGGGATCGGCCTGGCCTATCTGTTCGACTTCCACGTGCGCGAAGCGCTCGCCGCCGGCCGTCTGCAACGGGTGCTGGCCGAGTGGACGCCGGCGTTCCCCGGCTTCTATCTGTATTACCCGAGCCGGCGGCAGATGCCGGCGCCGCTGCGCGCGTTCGTCGATTTCGTCCACGAGCGGCAGGCGCCGGTGCATGCGCGCCAACGCCCCGGATCGGCAAAGCCAGCGGCCGCGCGCCGTCCCGCGGCCCGCCCCGGCCGGCGTTGA
- a CDS encoding aldo/keto reductase, whose protein sequence is MSTARTAAALPASLTDYRLLGRSGLRVSPLSLGAMTFGTDWGWGADEAEARRIFDTYLERGGNFIDTANQYTGGSSERLLGQFAEGRREELVIATKYTLTARPKDPNAGGNQRKSMVRSVEDSLRKLRTDYIDLLYLHAWDETTPVEEVLRAMDDLVRAGKLVYVGISDTPAWQIARMQAIADLRGWSPLIALQIQYSLIERTVERELMPMARELGLGVVPWSPLGMGVLTGKYSRADLDIGSGVPEAVGTRKNVAASNGALTARALDIAEVVKDVAAELGKTPAQVALAWTLLDPAVTSPIVGVRTLAQLEDNLGALDVRFDEAQRARLDAASRIELGFPHDFLKSPMVHSVVFGEVKPPVRA, encoded by the coding sequence ATGAGCACTGCCCGCACTGCCGCCGCCCTGCCTGCTTCGCTGACCGACTACCGCCTGCTCGGCCGTTCCGGCCTGCGCGTTTCGCCGTTGTCGCTCGGCGCGATGACCTTCGGCACCGATTGGGGCTGGGGCGCCGACGAAGCCGAAGCGCGGCGGATCTTCGACACCTACCTCGAGCGCGGCGGCAATTTCATCGACACCGCCAACCAGTACACCGGCGGCAGCTCGGAGCGCCTGCTCGGCCAGTTCGCCGAAGGCCGCCGCGAAGAGCTGGTGATCGCCACCAAGTACACCCTGACCGCGCGGCCGAAGGACCCCAACGCCGGCGGCAACCAGCGCAAGAGCATGGTGCGTTCGGTCGAGGACAGCCTGCGCAAGCTGCGCACCGACTACATCGACCTGCTGTATCTGCACGCCTGGGACGAGACCACGCCGGTCGAAGAAGTGCTGCGCGCGATGGACGACCTGGTCCGCGCCGGCAAGCTGGTCTACGTCGGCATTTCCGATACTCCGGCGTGGCAGATCGCGCGCATGCAGGCGATCGCCGACCTGCGCGGCTGGTCGCCGCTGATCGCGCTGCAGATCCAGTACAGCCTGATCGAGCGCACGGTCGAGCGCGAGCTGATGCCGATGGCGCGCGAACTCGGCCTCGGCGTGGTGCCGTGGTCGCCGCTGGGCATGGGCGTGCTGACCGGCAAGTACAGCCGCGCCGATCTCGACATCGGCAGCGGCGTGCCCGAAGCGGTCGGCACGCGCAAGAACGTTGCCGCCAGCAACGGCGCGCTGACGGCGCGCGCGCTCGATATCGCCGAGGTGGTCAAGGACGTCGCGGCGGAACTCGGCAAGACGCCGGCGCAGGTCGCGCTGGCGTGGACGCTGCTCGATCCCGCGGTGACTTCGCCGATCGTCGGCGTGCGCACGCTGGCGCAGTTGGAGGACAACCTCGGCGCGCTCGACGTCCGCTTCGACGAGGCGCAGCGCGCGCGGCTGGATGCGGCGAGCCGGATCGAGCTCGGATTCCCGCACGATTTCCTCAAGTCGCCGATGGTGCACAGCGTCGTGTTCGGCGAGGTCAAGCCGCCGGTTCGGGCCTGA
- a CDS encoding SH3 domain-containing protein, producing the protein MPRTAAIVFAATALFAALPAPAQPSAVAAPPVGETACSFGAFVNETDPAGLNVRAGPGTAHKVLGTLPPIRRSGDEPPISAMVEVEVIAGADGWFKIRGAQDNDALVEGPQRPMFKGTGWVSGRKLAVKSQAQVGRQRPDAKAPAVVSGRDGMGFDSDAFVGSGRLAGCSGRWALVEYGPVERDIGASLEIKPAAKAGLAGGRFRAWVDRLCAIQETSCDGI; encoded by the coding sequence ATGCCACGCACGGCCGCCATCGTTTTCGCCGCCACCGCGCTGTTCGCCGCGCTGCCGGCGCCAGCGCAACCCAGCGCCGTCGCGGCGCCGCCGGTCGGCGAAACCGCGTGCTCGTTCGGCGCCTTCGTCAACGAAACCGACCCGGCCGGACTCAACGTCCGCGCCGGCCCGGGCACCGCGCACAAGGTGCTCGGCACCTTGCCGCCGATCCGGCGCAGCGGCGACGAGCCGCCGATCAGCGCGATGGTCGAGGTCGAGGTGATCGCCGGCGCCGACGGCTGGTTCAAGATCCGCGGCGCGCAGGACAACGACGCGCTGGTCGAAGGCCCGCAGCGGCCGATGTTCAAGGGCACGGGCTGGGTCAGCGGGCGCAAGCTCGCGGTCAAGTCGCAGGCGCAGGTCGGCCGGCAGCGTCCGGATGCGAAAGCGCCGGCGGTCGTGAGCGGACGCGACGGGATGGGTTTCGACAGCGACGCCTTCGTCGGTTCGGGCCGTTTGGCGGGCTGTTCGGGGCGTTGGGCGTTGGTCGAGTACGGCCCGGTCGAACGCGATATCGGCGCCAGCCTGGAGATCAAGCCCGCGGCCAAGGCGGGCCTCGCCGGCGGCCGTTTCCGCGCCTGGGTCGACCGCCTGTGCGCGATCCAGGAAACCAGTTGCGACGGCATTTGA
- a CDS encoding virulence factor family protein encodes MRAPFRSSTAFTACVLAAGLCAAFAAPASAAPAAAAPATASVGEITHGRFVRTPVRLPQGDAKRFVMWFADGVEAAARKTRVDALVADGAMVVTVDLAALEAALRKDGGKCNFSSGDVENFSRYVQAYYRLPTYHLPLLLGDGEGASFAYAIAAQGNAGLFAGAVSLGFCPSLRAAQALCPSGSLKLHVEGQRAQLQAQPLQVPWLLAAHGGGKAACPAAQAEAFAGAVPQARTFKRDARGDALPGLRAALVSLGAQRHASLPPPPADLAGLPVNEMPAQSGGNTDTFAVFVSGDGGWADVDKSVSKRLAEAGIPVVGVDSLRYFWSPRTPQSFGADLDRIVRYYSAQWKRSRVVFVGFSQGADVLPGGYNQLPPATRERVRLTALLSPGQKAEYEFHLSNWIGSSGKGLPIAPQVAQMPAAQVLCIYGSEDADALCPHLPAGGVRIEKMHGDHHVDGDYDGVAARVLSAAGIASPPASP; translated from the coding sequence ATGCGCGCGCCGTTCCGTTCGTCCACCGCCTTCACCGCATGCGTTCTCGCCGCCGGCCTGTGCGCGGCGTTCGCCGCGCCCGCATCGGCCGCGCCCGCCGCTGCGGCGCCCGCGACCGCGTCGGTCGGCGAAATCACCCACGGCCGGTTCGTGCGCACGCCGGTGCGCCTGCCGCAGGGCGACGCCAAGCGCTTCGTGATGTGGTTCGCCGACGGCGTCGAGGCGGCCGCGCGCAAGACCCGGGTCGACGCGCTCGTCGCCGACGGCGCGATGGTGGTCACGGTCGATCTGGCCGCATTGGAGGCCGCGCTGCGCAAGGACGGCGGCAAATGCAATTTCTCGTCCGGCGACGTCGAGAATTTCTCGCGTTACGTGCAGGCCTACTACCGCCTGCCGACCTATCACCTGCCGTTGCTGCTCGGCGACGGCGAAGGCGCGTCATTCGCGTACGCGATCGCCGCGCAGGGCAACGCCGGCCTGTTCGCCGGCGCGGTGTCGCTGGGGTTCTGCCCGAGCCTGCGCGCCGCGCAGGCGCTGTGCCCGAGCGGTTCGCTGAAGCTGCACGTCGAAGGCCAGCGCGCGCAGTTGCAGGCGCAGCCGCTGCAGGTGCCGTGGCTGCTGGCCGCGCACGGCGGCGGCAAGGCGGCGTGTCCCGCCGCGCAGGCCGAAGCCTTCGCCGGCGCGGTGCCGCAGGCGCGCACGTTCAAGCGCGACGCGCGCGGCGACGCGCTGCCGGGGCTGCGCGCGGCGCTGGTGTCGCTGGGCGCGCAACGCCACGCCAGCCTGCCGCCGCCGCCGGCCGATCTGGCCGGATTGCCGGTCAACGAAATGCCGGCGCAGTCCGGCGGCAACACCGACACCTTCGCGGTGTTCGTTTCCGGCGACGGCGGCTGGGCCGACGTCGACAAGAGCGTCAGCAAGCGCCTGGCCGAAGCCGGCATACCGGTGGTCGGCGTGGATTCGCTGCGTTACTTCTGGAGCCCGCGCACGCCGCAGAGCTTCGGCGCCGACCTCGACCGCATCGTGCGTTACTACAGCGCGCAGTGGAAACGTTCGCGCGTCGTTTTTGTCGGCTTCTCGCAAGGCGCCGACGTGCTGCCGGGCGGCTACAACCAGTTGCCGCCGGCCACGCGCGAACGGGTGCGGCTGACCGCGCTGCTGTCGCCGGGGCAGAAGGCCGAATACGAATTCCACCTCAGCAACTGGATCGGCAGCAGCGGCAAGGGCTTGCCGATCGCGCCGCAGGTCGCGCAGATGCCGGCCGCGCAGGTGCTGTGCATCTACGGCAGCGAAGACGCCGACGCGCTATGCCCGCATCTGCCGGCGGGCGGGGTGCGGATCGAGAAGATGCACGGCGATCATCACGTCGACGGCGATTACGACGGCGTCGCCGCGCGGGTGCTGTCGGCGGCGGGGATCGCCTCGCCGCCCGCGTCGCCCTGA